TCTCCGCGACGACCTCGAGCGAGACCTCGACATCGATTTCCGGATGCAGGTGCACCGACACCGGGTGCTTGCCCACGGCCTTGATATGCGCCTTGGGTAGCCGCACGCTGCGTTTGTCGAGGTTCGGCCCGCCGGCCTTCTTGATGGCCGCGACCACATCGCCGGCCGTCACCGAGCCGAACAGCTTGCCCGAATCGGCCGCGGTCTTCACCGGCAACGACACGGGGCCCAGCGCCTCGATCGCCGCCTTGATTTCGTTGGCGTGCTCGAGGTCGCGCACCATCTTGGATTCGCGAGCCCGGCGGATTTCGTCGGCCTGCCGCTGCGCGCCGCGCGAGGCGACGATCGCCAGCCCCCGCGGCAGCAGGAAGTTGCGCCCGTATCCGTCCTTGACCTCGACAGTGTCGCCGATCGACCCCAGGTGGTCGACATCCGCCGTCAGAATCAGCTTCATCGTTGTTCGTACTTTCCGTCGAGCCTTTCGGCGGTCATCGCGCCGAAGAGGTGAAGGGCAGCAGCGCCACTTCGCGCGCATTCTTCACCGCAAGCGCAATGTCCCGCTGATGCTGCACGCAGTTGCCGGTGACGCGACGTGCGCGGATCTTGCCGCGCTCGCTGATGTAGGTGCGCAGCAGCGCGGTGTCCTTGTAGTCGATCGGCTGATCCTTCTTTGCGCAGAAGACGCATTTACGCGCCTTCACCGGCTTTTCCGGAGCCGGTCGCCGCTTGCTGGACTTGGCCATGGTGTCTTTCTTCCGTTTCTCGTGCGTCGAACTGATATGGGTCAGAAGGGCGGTTCGTCGTCACCGCCGCCGAACGAGCCCGACGCCGGGGCGCTTCCCCACGGGTCGTCACCCGATCCGCTGCTCGCCGGGGGCCCTTGACGGGATCCGCCGCCGAAGCCACCGCCACCGGCGCCGCCGCTGCGGCTGGCCTTATTGACCTTGGCGGTGGCATACCGAAGCGAGGGCCCAATCTCGTCGACCTCGACCTCGACGACGGTGCGTTTCTCGCCTTCGCGGGTTTCGAAGGAACGCTGCTTGAGACGCCCGGTGACGATCACCCGCGCTCCCCGGGTGAGGCTCTCGGCCACGTTCTCGGCGGCCTCCCGCCAGATGTTGCACCGCAGGAACAGCGCTTCGCCGTCCTTCCATTCCCCGGTCTGGCGGTCGTAGATCCGGGGCGTCGACGCCACGGTGAAATTGGCCACGGCAGCCCCCGACGGAGTGAACCGAAGTTCGGGGTCGGCGGTCAGGTTTCCGACGACGGTGATGGTGGTGTCACCAGCCATAATTTCCTCCTGGGTCCGCCTGGTGGGCTTTCATGGGCGTCTTTTCTTCGAGCCGTTCAATGAGCGTGTGCACGAGCCTATGCAACAGCGCCGACAGCGGACAGTCAGTGCTTGATTGCCCAGCTTGCCCCCGCCCGCTCCGCGGCCGCATCGTCGCCGGGCTAATGCTTGTCGGTGCGCATCACCTTGGTGCGCAACACCGATTCGTTCAGGCTGAGCTGACGGTCGAGCTCGGCTACCGTCGCCGGCTCGGCTTTCAGGTCGATGACGGCGTAGATGCCCTCGTCATGCTTGGCGATCTCGTAAGCCAAGCGGCGACGGCCCCAGATATCGACCTTCTCGACCGTTCCGCCATCTTTGCGGACGACGTTCAGGAAAGTCTCCAAGGACGGGGCGACGGTGCGTTCGTCGAGGGTGGGGTCAAGGATGACCATGATTTCGTATGGACGCATGGGAACCTCATCACCTCCTCTGGTCTGTGCGGCCACGATCGATCCGTGGCAGGAGGGTCGCCTGCGCCGGCAACCGCCCCAGGCTACCGGATGCGGGCCCGGCCCGAAAACCCGGGCAAATCCGGTCAATCAGGCGTCACTTCCTGCGTTGCAGGAATTCGTCGGCCCTGGCCTGCGTCGCCGGATCGGCCTTGGCCAGCGCGCCCGAGTCGAACGGCGGCCGTGGATCGTATTCGATGAGCAGCTGAGCGGCCTGCGCCGCCTCCCGATCGACGAGCAACTCCACCAGCCGCAACGCCATGTCGATGCCGCTCGACACCCCCGCCGCGGTGATGATTCGCTGCGGAAGGTGCTCCACGACGCGATCGGGCACATACCGCGCACCCAACTCGTCGAGCAACTCGGCGGCCCGCCAATGGGTGGTCGCGGTGAGCCCATCGAGCAGGCCCGCCGCGGCAAGCAACAGTGCGCCGGTGCACACCGAGGTGGTGAACCTGGTGTGCGGATGTACCGATTGCAGCCAGCCGCGGATCACGTCATCGTGGATCAGCGT
This is a stretch of genomic DNA from Mycobacterium lacus. It encodes these proteins:
- the rpsF gene encoding 30S ribosomal protein S6, with amino-acid sequence MRPYEIMVILDPTLDERTVAPSLETFLNVVRKDGGTVEKVDIWGRRRLAYEIAKHDEGIYAVIDLKAEPATVAELDRQLSLNESVLRTKVMRTDKH
- a CDS encoding single-stranded DNA-binding protein, coding for MAGDTTITVVGNLTADPELRFTPSGAAVANFTVASTPRIYDRQTGEWKDGEALFLRCNIWREAAENVAESLTRGARVIVTGRLKQRSFETREGEKRTVVEVEVDEIGPSLRYATAKVNKASRSGGAGGGGFGGGSRQGPPASSGSGDDPWGSAPASGSFGGGDDEPPF
- a CDS encoding DJ-1/PfpI family protein, which encodes MLIVIPLFPRFTALDAVGPYEVLQRIPSLDVVFVGHQRGEVRTENGMLGVTCDAAFDEVDAPDVVVVPGGIGTRTLIHDDVIRGWLQSVHPHTRFTTSVCTGALLLAAAGLLDGLTATTHWRAAELLDELGARYVPDRVVEHLPQRIITAAGVSSGIDMALRLVELLVDREAAQAAQLLIEYDPRPPFDSGALAKADPATQARADEFLQRRK
- the rplI gene encoding 50S ribosomal protein L9 — protein: MKLILTADVDHLGSIGDTVEVKDGYGRNFLLPRGLAIVASRGAQRQADEIRRARESKMVRDLEHANEIKAAIEALGPVSLPVKTAADSGKLFGSVTAGDVVAAIKKAGGPNLDKRSVRLPKAHIKAVGKHPVSVHLHPEIDVEVSLEVVAES
- the rpsR gene encoding 30S ribosomal protein S18; the encoded protein is MAKSSKRRPAPEKPVKARKCVFCAKKDQPIDYKDTALLRTYISERGKIRARRVTGNCVQHQRDIALAVKNAREVALLPFTSSAR